The window TCCATTGATTTTTACCATTTTTCTCCTCCCTTTCCCATTATGGCCACTTGTCTTCTTATATAAATTTTTCAGGAATCGGTCAAATAGATTCTAACGGCCAATTTTCAAAACTTTAAAGCGGCGGGGTTCTCTATGGAGGACAAGGCATCTTTCTTATTGACAGCAGAGGAAGAGGCTGTTTATAAAGGACATACTCCTTTTTAACAAAAGCCGCGGGCCTCCTCCCTGCCGGCTGGTTGAAAATGTCATAAAGGAGAATGATCGAACGCCTTGGTAAAATAAAAAAAGCTCAAGATCGGCCTCTGTCGGCAGAGGCGATAATTTTATCACTCAGGAGGAAACACCCATGAAACGTGTTGCTGTTCTGACGGCCATGGCGGCTGTGGTCCTTTTTTGTCTGACAGGTGTCGGTTTTTCTCAAACCATTGAAAATGAGTTTTATCTCATTACTCCGGTTTCCAAGGATGTCCATGATCCGGTGTTGAAGGCCTTCGCGGTCTATGCCAAAAAGAAATGGAATGTGGATTTGAAGACCAGTGCCATGCCCCAGGGGACCCCGGTGGCCTATGGTCAGATCATCGAATGGAAGGGTAAACCCAGGGCCGATGTCTTCTGGGGAGGGGAAGGAACGCTTTTCGACAACCTGGCCAAGGAAGGGCTCCTGGACAGGATTCAGCTTCCCGATAAGTTGTGGAACGAAATTCCGGCCGAGATCGGTAAGCCAATAGGGCTGCCCCTCAAGGACCCAAAGCGCTTCTGGGTGGGAACCATGCTGGAACCCTACGGGATCATTTATCAGCCGAAACTTCTCAAGCGCCTGGGTGTGGAGATCAAGGACTGGGAGGATCTCTTGAACCCGAAGCTGAAAGGGCAGATCGCCCAGTGTACCCCTGACCGCTCCAGCAGCAGCCATGCCTCCTATGAGGTCATCCTGGCTACCAACGGCTGGGAAAAAGGCTGGGATTGGTTGAGAAAGCTGGCCGCCAATACGGGGATTTTTACGGCCCGCTCCCGTGATGTGCCGAACGTCGTCTCGAAAGGCGAGTTTGCCGTGGGTTTTGCGGTACCGAGTTATATGGCCTTTGCCGAGGTCCTGAACGGCTATGATGTGAAGTTCGTCTACCCCAGGAACGCCTATGTGACGCCCGAACCCATGGCCGCGCTGAAAGGGGCGCCCCATCCCAAGGCCGCCCACGCCTTTATTGAATTCATGCTCAGTGAGGAAGGCCAGAAACTCGTCTCCTCCATGGGGGTCTATCCGGTAACGCCGAAATACAAGGTCCAGGGCCCTCCGGGTTCGAACCAGGAAAAGGCCGTGGCTTTTACCAGCGGCATCCGGTCCTTTTTCGATTTCCCCGTCGGCAATGTCTACAACGATGATATCGCCGGCGCAAAGAAACGGATCGAAGAGGTGAATTCCTTCTTCCGCAAAGAAATTGCCGAAAAACATAAGGACATCATCAAGAAATAAACCATGGTCATCCATCTGAAAGACCTGGTGAAAAGATTCGGCGCGCTGGAGGCGGTGAGTCATGTGTCCCTGGACATCCGCGATGGAGAGCTTTTTACCCTTTTAGGGCCGTCGGGTTGCGGGAAAACGACTATCCTCCGGCTTATCGGAGGCTTCCATAAACCTGATCAGGGAGGGGTCTTTTTTGGTGAAAAGGAGATATCGGCGGTCCCTCCCTATCAGCGGAACATCGGCATGGTCTTCCAAAACTATGCCCTCTGGCCCCACATGACCATCTTCGAAAATGTGGCTTATGGCCTCAAACTGAAAAAAGTGCCCAAAAAAGAAA is drawn from Deltaproteobacteria bacterium and contains these coding sequences:
- a CDS encoding extracellular solute-binding protein — encoded protein: MKRVAVLTAMAAVVLFCLTGVGFSQTIENEFYLITPVSKDVHDPVLKAFAVYAKKKWNVDLKTSAMPQGTPVAYGQIIEWKGKPRADVFWGGEGTLFDNLAKEGLLDRIQLPDKLWNEIPAEIGKPIGLPLKDPKRFWVGTMLEPYGIIYQPKLLKRLGVEIKDWEDLLNPKLKGQIAQCTPDRSSSSHASYEVILATNGWEKGWDWLRKLAANTGIFTARSRDVPNVVSKGEFAVGFAVPSYMAFAEVLNGYDVKFVYPRNAYVTPEPMAALKGAPHPKAAHAFIEFMLSEEGQKLVSSMGVYPVTPKYKVQGPPGSNQEKAVAFTSGIRSFFDFPVGNVYNDDIAGAKKRIEEVNSFFRKEIAEKHKDIIKK